A part of Anolis carolinensis isolate JA03-04 unplaced genomic scaffold, rAnoCar3.1.pri scaffold_10, whole genome shotgun sequence genomic DNA contains:
- the phactr4 gene encoding phosphatase and actin regulator 4 isoform X1 encodes MGQTRYSRPVDPAPAAEEVDHPSQDTGMVTEVLESGDATPPSKRRSKFAGFGKIFKPWKWRKKKASGKFKETSEVLERKISMRKPREELIQRGVLLEDLEQDGEDPDKFNHASLKNGHTIPIDSGMVNLAHLEEETGKRASLKKPIPSEEPKKLPGTFSSDASSEERQNHDPHPGKQPLLPPKRPVSSSSQEATDVQARDLGPPSSTARTMPSSTAPTTTTKAAHFPVAPSPAPRTVLPVLANAHSTTAAVNSAVPAKQPPIPPPKPVNRNSNPLIAELSQAISSGTALSKPSPPLPPKRGVPLNPSESAATPKSPNERVVPPYPSSLPPYMFPPHSPSPLSPPLPPHIASEAPYVPPPPTSPHEAEPPVATEPWASAPQDGLPVADLARRLPEQGSREPHGVPRLPQLPLHIRIQQALTSPLPATPPAEGSYRAHSLLFENDGYGEDNGSLARTRSLPVTIEMLKVPDDEEEDQEEAVHHSNSSNSGVYIGDSPTVTVIPRLILQTVQDEEEGPSDSDSEGPILYKEEEEDEEEDDESHNTALANKVKRKDTLAMKLGSLAPQRESLGENTFPRKSKEEWNEIRQQIGTTLTRRLSQRPTPEELEQRNILQQKNEADRQAEKREIKRRLTRKLSQRPTVAELQARKILRFHEYVEVTDAQDYDRRADKPWTKLTPADKAAIRKELNEFKSSEMEVHEDSKQFTRYHRP; translated from the exons CCGAGGAGGTGGATCACCCATCGCAGGATACTGGGATGGTGACTGAGGTTCTGGAATCTGGCGACGCAACCCCTCCGTCAAAGAGAAGGAGCAAGTTTGCAGGTTTTGGCAAAATCTTTAAACCTTGGaaatggaggaagaagaaagCCAGTGGCAAGTTCAAGGAGACGTCGGAAG TTTTAGAGCGAAAGATTTCAATGCGAAAGCCCAGAGAGGAGCTCATTCAGAGAGGCGTTCTGTTGGAAGATCTTGAACAGG ATGGAGAAGACCCAGACAAATTTAACCACGCCAGCTTGAAAAATGGACATACCATCCCCATTGATTCTGGAATGGTCAACCTTGCCCACCTGGAAGAAGAGACTGGAAAAAGAGCGAGTCTTAAAAAGCCCATTCCTTCCGAAGAACCGAAGAAATTGCCAG GAACATTCAGCAGTGATGCCAGTTCAGAAGAGAGACAAAACCACGATCCCCATCCCGGGAAACAGCCTCTGCTTCCTCCCAAGCGGCCGGTGTCGTCGTCTTCTCAGGAGGCCACGGATGTGCAGGCCAGAGACCTTGGCCCTCCCAGCAGCACTGCAAGGACTATGCCTTCCTCGACAGCTCCCACCACGACAACAAAAGCAGCGCATTTTCCCGTTGCGCCTTCCCCGGCCCCCAGGACTGTGCTCCCTGTTCTGGCAAATGCGCACTCGACGACGGCTGCCGTGAACTCTGCTGTGCCTGCAAAACAGCCTCCCATCCCGCCTCCCAAGCCAGTGAATAGGAATAGCAACCCCTTGATAG cTGAATTATCTCAAGCTATTTCGAGCGGCACGGCCCTGTCAAAGCCCTCTCCGCCTTTACCCCCCAAGAGGGGTGTCCCCCTGAACCCATCGGAATCAGCAGCCACTCCCAAGTCGCCGAACGAAAGGGTCGTGCCGCCCTACCCTTCCTCGCTGCCGCCGTACATgttcccgcctcactccccctcccccctgtcgCCCCCTTTGCCCCCCCACATCGCCTCCGAGGCCCCGTACGTGCCCCCACCaccgacctccccccacgaggcAGAGCCCCCCGTGGCCACAGAACCGTGGGCCTCGGCCCCGCAGGATGGCCTTCCAGTGGCCGACCTGGCCAGGCGGTTGCCCGAGCAAGGATCCCGGGAGCCCCACGGGGTCCCCCGTCTGCCCCAGCTCCCGCTGCACATCCGCATCCAGCAGGCGCTGACCAGCCCCCTGCCGGCCACCCCGCCGGCCGAGGGCTCCTACCGGGCCCACTCCCTGCTCTTTGAGAACGACGGCTACGGCGAAGACAACGGGAGCCTGGCCAGGACGAGATCGCTGCCCGTGACCATTGAAATGCTGAAAGT TCCAGATGATGAGGAAGAGGACCAAGAAGAAGCCGTTCATCATTCCAATTCTTCCAATTCCGGCGTTTACATTGGAGACTCCCCGACCGTTACCGTCATTCCCAGGCTCATTCTTCAGACggttcaggatgaagaggagggTCCGAGCGATTCGGACTCCGAGGGACCAATTCTGtataaggaggaagaggaggacgaggaggaggacgacgaAAGCCATAACA CGGCTCTGGCCAATAAAGTGAAAAGGAAAGATACCCTGGCCATGAAACTGGGCAGCCTGGCCCCGCAGCGGGAATCCCTGGGAGAGAACACGTTTCCTCGAAAGAGCAAGGAAGAATGGAACGAAATCCGGCAGCAAATTGGAACAACACTCACCAG GCGGCTCAGTCAGAGGCCGACACCAGAAGAACTGGAGCAAAGGAATATACTCCAGC aaaaaaatgaggcTGACCGCCAGGCTGAAAAGCGGGAGATCAAGCGGAGGCTTACCAGAAAG CTGAGTCAAAGGCCGACCGTGGCCGAACTCCAAGCCAGGAAGATTCTGAGGTTTCACGAATACGTGGAGGTGACCGACGCCCAGGACTACGACAGGCGAGCAGATAAGCCGTGGACAAAGCTGACCCCTGCGGACAAG GCGGCCATTCGGAAGGAACTGAACGAGTTCAAAAGCTCCGAAATGGAAGTCCACGAGGACAGCAAACAGTTCACACG GTATCACCGGCCGTGA
- the phactr4 gene encoding phosphatase and actin regulator 4 isoform X3 yields MSQEMEDSIAEEVDHPSQDTGMVTEVLESGDATPPSKRRSKFAGFGKIFKPWKWRKKKASGKFKETSEDGEDPDKFNHASLKNGHTIPIDSGMVNLAHLEEETGKRASLKKPIPSEEPKKLPGTFSSDASSEERQNHDPHPGKQPLLPPKRPVSSSSQEATDVQARDLGPPSSTARTMPSSTAPTTTTKAAHFPVAPSPAPRTVLPVLANAHSTTAAVNSAVPAKQPPIPPPKPVNRNSNPLIAELSQAISSGTALSKPSPPLPPKRGVPLNPSESAATPKSPNERVVPPYPSSLPPYMFPPHSPSPLSPPLPPHIASEAPYVPPPPTSPHEAEPPVATEPWASAPQDGLPVADLARRLPEQGSREPHGVPRLPQLPLHIRIQQALTSPLPATPPAEGSYRAHSLLFENDGYGEDNGSLARTRSLPVTIEMLKVPDDEEEDQEEAVHHSNSSNSGVYIGDSPTVTVIPRLILQTVQDEEEGPSDSDSEGPILYKEEEEDEEEDDESHNTALANKVKRKDTLAMKLGSLAPQRESLGENTFPRKSKEEWNEIRQQIGTTLTRRLSQRPTPEELEQRNILQQKNEADRQAEKREIKRRLTRKLSQRPTVAELQARKILRFHEYVEVTDAQDYDRRADKPWTKLTPADKAAIRKELNEFKSSEMEVHEDSKQFTRYHRP; encoded by the exons CCGAGGAGGTGGATCACCCATCGCAGGATACTGGGATGGTGACTGAGGTTCTGGAATCTGGCGACGCAACCCCTCCGTCAAAGAGAAGGAGCAAGTTTGCAGGTTTTGGCAAAATCTTTAAACCTTGGaaatggaggaagaagaaagCCAGTGGCAAGTTCAAGGAGACGTCGGAAG ATGGAGAAGACCCAGACAAATTTAACCACGCCAGCTTGAAAAATGGACATACCATCCCCATTGATTCTGGAATGGTCAACCTTGCCCACCTGGAAGAAGAGACTGGAAAAAGAGCGAGTCTTAAAAAGCCCATTCCTTCCGAAGAACCGAAGAAATTGCCAG GAACATTCAGCAGTGATGCCAGTTCAGAAGAGAGACAAAACCACGATCCCCATCCCGGGAAACAGCCTCTGCTTCCTCCCAAGCGGCCGGTGTCGTCGTCTTCTCAGGAGGCCACGGATGTGCAGGCCAGAGACCTTGGCCCTCCCAGCAGCACTGCAAGGACTATGCCTTCCTCGACAGCTCCCACCACGACAACAAAAGCAGCGCATTTTCCCGTTGCGCCTTCCCCGGCCCCCAGGACTGTGCTCCCTGTTCTGGCAAATGCGCACTCGACGACGGCTGCCGTGAACTCTGCTGTGCCTGCAAAACAGCCTCCCATCCCGCCTCCCAAGCCAGTGAATAGGAATAGCAACCCCTTGATAG cTGAATTATCTCAAGCTATTTCGAGCGGCACGGCCCTGTCAAAGCCCTCTCCGCCTTTACCCCCCAAGAGGGGTGTCCCCCTGAACCCATCGGAATCAGCAGCCACTCCCAAGTCGCCGAACGAAAGGGTCGTGCCGCCCTACCCTTCCTCGCTGCCGCCGTACATgttcccgcctcactccccctcccccctgtcgCCCCCTTTGCCCCCCCACATCGCCTCCGAGGCCCCGTACGTGCCCCCACCaccgacctccccccacgaggcAGAGCCCCCCGTGGCCACAGAACCGTGGGCCTCGGCCCCGCAGGATGGCCTTCCAGTGGCCGACCTGGCCAGGCGGTTGCCCGAGCAAGGATCCCGGGAGCCCCACGGGGTCCCCCGTCTGCCCCAGCTCCCGCTGCACATCCGCATCCAGCAGGCGCTGACCAGCCCCCTGCCGGCCACCCCGCCGGCCGAGGGCTCCTACCGGGCCCACTCCCTGCTCTTTGAGAACGACGGCTACGGCGAAGACAACGGGAGCCTGGCCAGGACGAGATCGCTGCCCGTGACCATTGAAATGCTGAAAGT TCCAGATGATGAGGAAGAGGACCAAGAAGAAGCCGTTCATCATTCCAATTCTTCCAATTCCGGCGTTTACATTGGAGACTCCCCGACCGTTACCGTCATTCCCAGGCTCATTCTTCAGACggttcaggatgaagaggagggTCCGAGCGATTCGGACTCCGAGGGACCAATTCTGtataaggaggaagaggaggacgaggaggaggacgacgaAAGCCATAACA CGGCTCTGGCCAATAAAGTGAAAAGGAAAGATACCCTGGCCATGAAACTGGGCAGCCTGGCCCCGCAGCGGGAATCCCTGGGAGAGAACACGTTTCCTCGAAAGAGCAAGGAAGAATGGAACGAAATCCGGCAGCAAATTGGAACAACACTCACCAG GCGGCTCAGTCAGAGGCCGACACCAGAAGAACTGGAGCAAAGGAATATACTCCAGC aaaaaaatgaggcTGACCGCCAGGCTGAAAAGCGGGAGATCAAGCGGAGGCTTACCAGAAAG CTGAGTCAAAGGCCGACCGTGGCCGAACTCCAAGCCAGGAAGATTCTGAGGTTTCACGAATACGTGGAGGTGACCGACGCCCAGGACTACGACAGGCGAGCAGATAAGCCGTGGACAAAGCTGACCCCTGCGGACAAG GCGGCCATTCGGAAGGAACTGAACGAGTTCAAAAGCTCCGAAATGGAAGTCCACGAGGACAGCAAACAGTTCACACG GTATCACCGGCCGTGA
- the phactr4 gene encoding phosphatase and actin regulator 4 isoform X2, with product MSQEMEDSIAEEVDHPSQDTGMVTEVLESGDATPPSKRRSKFAGFGKIFKPWKWRKKKASGKFKETSEVLERKISMRKPREELIQRGVLLEDLEQDGEDPDKFNHASLKNGHTIPIDSGMVNLAHLEEETGKRASLKKPIPSEEPKKLPGTFSSDASSEERQNHDPHPGKQPLLPPKRPVSSSSQEATDVQARDLGPPSSTARTMPSSTAPTTTTKAAHFPVAPSPAPRTVLPVLANAHSTTAAVNSAVPAKQPPIPPPKPVNRNSNPLIAELSQAISSGTALSKPSPPLPPKRGVPLNPSESAATPKSPNERVVPPYPSSLPPYMFPPHSPSPLSPPLPPHIASEAPYVPPPPTSPHEAEPPVATEPWASAPQDGLPVADLARRLPEQGSREPHGVPRLPQLPLHIRIQQALTSPLPATPPAEGSYRAHSLLFENDGYGEDNGSLARTRSLPVTIEMLKVPDDEEEDQEEAVHHSNSSNSGVYIGDSPTVTVIPRLILQTVQDEEEGPSDSDSEGPILYKEEEEDEEEDDESHNTALANKVKRKDTLAMKLGSLAPQRESLGENTFPRKSKEEWNEIRQQIGTTLTRRLSQRPTPEELEQRNILQQKNEADRQAEKREIKRRLTRKLSQRPTVAELQARKILRFHEYVEVTDAQDYDRRADKPWTKLTPADKAAIRKELNEFKSSEMEVHEDSKQFTRYHRP from the exons CCGAGGAGGTGGATCACCCATCGCAGGATACTGGGATGGTGACTGAGGTTCTGGAATCTGGCGACGCAACCCCTCCGTCAAAGAGAAGGAGCAAGTTTGCAGGTTTTGGCAAAATCTTTAAACCTTGGaaatggaggaagaagaaagCCAGTGGCAAGTTCAAGGAGACGTCGGAAG TTTTAGAGCGAAAGATTTCAATGCGAAAGCCCAGAGAGGAGCTCATTCAGAGAGGCGTTCTGTTGGAAGATCTTGAACAGG ATGGAGAAGACCCAGACAAATTTAACCACGCCAGCTTGAAAAATGGACATACCATCCCCATTGATTCTGGAATGGTCAACCTTGCCCACCTGGAAGAAGAGACTGGAAAAAGAGCGAGTCTTAAAAAGCCCATTCCTTCCGAAGAACCGAAGAAATTGCCAG GAACATTCAGCAGTGATGCCAGTTCAGAAGAGAGACAAAACCACGATCCCCATCCCGGGAAACAGCCTCTGCTTCCTCCCAAGCGGCCGGTGTCGTCGTCTTCTCAGGAGGCCACGGATGTGCAGGCCAGAGACCTTGGCCCTCCCAGCAGCACTGCAAGGACTATGCCTTCCTCGACAGCTCCCACCACGACAACAAAAGCAGCGCATTTTCCCGTTGCGCCTTCCCCGGCCCCCAGGACTGTGCTCCCTGTTCTGGCAAATGCGCACTCGACGACGGCTGCCGTGAACTCTGCTGTGCCTGCAAAACAGCCTCCCATCCCGCCTCCCAAGCCAGTGAATAGGAATAGCAACCCCTTGATAG cTGAATTATCTCAAGCTATTTCGAGCGGCACGGCCCTGTCAAAGCCCTCTCCGCCTTTACCCCCCAAGAGGGGTGTCCCCCTGAACCCATCGGAATCAGCAGCCACTCCCAAGTCGCCGAACGAAAGGGTCGTGCCGCCCTACCCTTCCTCGCTGCCGCCGTACATgttcccgcctcactccccctcccccctgtcgCCCCCTTTGCCCCCCCACATCGCCTCCGAGGCCCCGTACGTGCCCCCACCaccgacctccccccacgaggcAGAGCCCCCCGTGGCCACAGAACCGTGGGCCTCGGCCCCGCAGGATGGCCTTCCAGTGGCCGACCTGGCCAGGCGGTTGCCCGAGCAAGGATCCCGGGAGCCCCACGGGGTCCCCCGTCTGCCCCAGCTCCCGCTGCACATCCGCATCCAGCAGGCGCTGACCAGCCCCCTGCCGGCCACCCCGCCGGCCGAGGGCTCCTACCGGGCCCACTCCCTGCTCTTTGAGAACGACGGCTACGGCGAAGACAACGGGAGCCTGGCCAGGACGAGATCGCTGCCCGTGACCATTGAAATGCTGAAAGT TCCAGATGATGAGGAAGAGGACCAAGAAGAAGCCGTTCATCATTCCAATTCTTCCAATTCCGGCGTTTACATTGGAGACTCCCCGACCGTTACCGTCATTCCCAGGCTCATTCTTCAGACggttcaggatgaagaggagggTCCGAGCGATTCGGACTCCGAGGGACCAATTCTGtataaggaggaagaggaggacgaggaggaggacgacgaAAGCCATAACA CGGCTCTGGCCAATAAAGTGAAAAGGAAAGATACCCTGGCCATGAAACTGGGCAGCCTGGCCCCGCAGCGGGAATCCCTGGGAGAGAACACGTTTCCTCGAAAGAGCAAGGAAGAATGGAACGAAATCCGGCAGCAAATTGGAACAACACTCACCAG GCGGCTCAGTCAGAGGCCGACACCAGAAGAACTGGAGCAAAGGAATATACTCCAGC aaaaaaatgaggcTGACCGCCAGGCTGAAAAGCGGGAGATCAAGCGGAGGCTTACCAGAAAG CTGAGTCAAAGGCCGACCGTGGCCGAACTCCAAGCCAGGAAGATTCTGAGGTTTCACGAATACGTGGAGGTGACCGACGCCCAGGACTACGACAGGCGAGCAGATAAGCCGTGGACAAAGCTGACCCCTGCGGACAAG GCGGCCATTCGGAAGGAACTGAACGAGTTCAAAAGCTCCGAAATGGAAGTCCACGAGGACAGCAAACAGTTCACACG GTATCACCGGCCGTGA